Proteins from a genomic interval of Rhodothermales bacterium:
- a CDS encoding FIST C-terminal domain-containing protein, which yields MQIHQQTWRPGEELTPGDAQWVLAFGSRDQISDAFSSIRAAYPEAVIVSGSTSGEIYDTEVSDDRVTITAVTFKKTRVRAASMSIEKDDCSHRAGVELAEKLSADDLQHVFVVSDGQLVNGSALAKGFNETLPENTLLTGGLAGDGTKFECTLVGLDGPPKSGQIAAVGFYGDALSVGFGSSGGWAPFGPVRTVTSSEANVLYQLDGKSALELYKLYLGDQAQHLPGSALRFPLCLMLPDGRRLVRTILSVNEEDQSMTFAGDVPHGTSVRFMRASYEDLVDGAAYAAEHAVRGLEGHSPELAILVSCVGRRIVLGQRTEEETEVVRETIGAAAKMTGFYSYGELAPTAHADWCELHNQTMTITTLREAA from the coding sequence ATGCAGATTCATCAGCAGACCTGGCGCCCTGGCGAAGAACTCACCCCTGGCGATGCCCAGTGGGTGCTCGCCTTCGGCAGTCGCGACCAGATATCAGACGCATTCTCCAGCATCCGTGCCGCCTACCCGGAGGCCGTCATCGTTTCCGGATCGACCTCCGGGGAGATTTACGACACGGAAGTCTCCGACGACCGGGTGACCATCACTGCCGTGACGTTCAAGAAGACGCGTGTTCGGGCTGCCTCCATGTCCATCGAAAAGGACGACTGCAGTCACCGTGCCGGGGTCGAACTCGCCGAGAAGCTAAGCGCGGACGACCTCCAGCATGTCTTCGTCGTGTCTGACGGACAGTTGGTCAACGGCAGCGCCCTGGCCAAGGGGTTCAACGAAACGCTCCCGGAGAACACACTCCTCACCGGCGGCCTCGCCGGCGACGGCACCAAATTCGAATGCACCCTGGTCGGCCTGGACGGCCCGCCGAAGTCGGGGCAGATTGCGGCAGTCGGCTTCTATGGCGATGCGCTCTCGGTAGGCTTCGGATCCTCCGGCGGATGGGCCCCCTTCGGTCCCGTGCGCACGGTCACGTCCTCCGAGGCGAATGTGCTGTATCAGCTGGACGGCAAGTCTGCGCTGGAGCTCTACAAACTGTACCTCGGTGACCAGGCCCAGCACCTCCCCGGTTCGGCCCTGCGTTTCCCGCTGTGTCTCATGCTCCCCGACGGACGGCGCCTTGTGCGCACGATTCTCTCCGTCAACGAGGAAGATCAGTCGATGACGTTTGCAGGCGACGTGCCGCATGGCACCAGCGTTCGCTTCATGCGTGCCTCGTACGAGGATCTCGTGGACGGTGCTGCCTACGCGGCCGAGCATGCGGTTCGCGGCCTGGAAGGCCACTCTCCGGAGCTCGCTATCCTGGTATCCTGTGTCGGACGGCGGATCGTGCTTGGTCAGCGAACCGAAGAGGAAACCGAAGTTGTGCGCGAAACCATTGGGGCAGCGGCCAAGATGACCGGCTTCTACTCCTACGGCGAGCTCGCCCCGACGGCCCACGCCGATTGGTGCGAACTGCACAACCAGACGATGACCATTACGACGCTCAGAGAAGCTGCGTAA
- a CDS encoding response regulator, giving the protein MHRLLKRQIRKYLGEGDTPEDLQAFLQAVSDAYTQYDSDRKVLSRSMDLSSSELYEANQRLTEEAANQALVLRRLKNSLRSLQLTESEQDLADENVLSIVTLLQDQIDRRNAAEDALRERERKLQLILEASPDAIMLLDAAGQITSWNESASKTSGFSADEVMGQRPVAFVVEADVWEESLREAALTGYARTEGWRRRKDGGMFWAEATTTALRDDAGRLTGYVEIARDMTERRRDEEALRLTKEAAEAASHAKSEFLANMSHEIRTPMNAVIGMTGLLEDTDLSGDQRDMVQTIQSSGNALLSLINDILDLSKIEAGKLTFDAERFDFQACVATTLDVFRPLVNANSVRLNLRYQAGAPNWVTSDETRLRQVLFNLVGNAVKFTESGEISVAVSARAREGQVWYHVSVSDTGIGIDGAKLRSIFAPFSQVEDAYNRTKEGTGLGLAISKRLVEALGGEIWVDSKVGQGSTFHFTFVVPETEQESTRNADVKTDREPRRASFDIKVLVVEDNPTNQRVVCKLLERAGVFADVVENGLQAVEMAKVEYYDLYFMDLQMPVMNGLDATIQIRDMHIKQPHICALTANAMPEDRARCLKAGMDDYLSKPVTLADLKQALSRYQEIKRTERGLGLGS; this is encoded by the coding sequence ATGCATCGTCTCCTGAAGCGCCAGATTCGCAAGTATCTGGGCGAAGGCGACACCCCGGAAGATCTGCAGGCTTTCCTGCAGGCTGTCAGCGACGCCTACACCCAGTACGACTCGGACCGAAAGGTTCTGAGCCGTTCGATGGACCTCAGCTCCAGCGAGCTGTATGAGGCCAATCAGCGGCTCACCGAGGAAGCAGCGAATCAGGCCCTGGTTCTGCGGCGACTGAAGAACTCGCTCCGCTCCCTCCAGCTCACCGAGTCGGAGCAGGATCTTGCGGACGAGAACGTGCTGTCCATCGTGACCCTGCTGCAGGATCAGATTGACAGGCGGAACGCCGCTGAGGACGCGCTTCGGGAACGCGAGCGCAAGCTTCAGCTGATTCTCGAGGCATCTCCGGACGCAATCATGCTGCTGGATGCCGCCGGGCAGATCACCAGTTGGAACGAGAGCGCCTCAAAGACCAGTGGATTCTCAGCAGACGAAGTGATGGGGCAGCGTCCTGTTGCCTTCGTGGTGGAGGCAGATGTGTGGGAAGAGTCGCTTCGAGAAGCCGCCCTGACCGGCTATGCGCGCACAGAAGGTTGGCGTCGTCGCAAGGACGGCGGCATGTTCTGGGCCGAGGCCACTACCACCGCACTCCGTGATGATGCCGGTCGACTGACGGGCTACGTAGAGATTGCGCGTGACATGACCGAGCGGCGGCGCGACGAAGAAGCGTTGCGGCTCACCAAAGAGGCGGCTGAGGCCGCATCGCACGCCAAGAGTGAGTTTCTGGCCAACATGAGCCACGAGATTCGCACGCCCATGAATGCCGTAATAGGCATGACGGGCCTTCTGGAGGACACGGACCTCTCCGGGGATCAGCGTGATATGGTGCAGACCATTCAGTCGAGTGGCAACGCGCTACTCTCCCTGATCAACGACATCCTGGACCTATCCAAAATTGAGGCAGGCAAGTTGACCTTTGATGCAGAGCGCTTCGATTTTCAGGCCTGCGTTGCCACAACGCTGGACGTCTTCCGCCCGCTGGTCAACGCAAACAGTGTGCGTCTCAACCTGCGGTATCAGGCCGGAGCCCCCAACTGGGTGACCTCGGACGAGACGCGGTTGCGCCAGGTGCTCTTCAATCTGGTCGGCAATGCCGTCAAGTTCACGGAGTCTGGAGAGATCTCGGTGGCCGTCTCGGCGCGCGCACGGGAAGGCCAGGTGTGGTATCACGTGTCGGTTTCCGACACGGGGATCGGCATCGACGGCGCCAAACTGCGGTCCATCTTCGCCCCCTTCTCACAGGTAGAGGATGCCTACAACCGCACAAAGGAAGGCACCGGACTGGGACTTGCCATTTCGAAGCGACTCGTGGAGGCGTTGGGCGGCGAAATATGGGTCGACAGCAAAGTGGGCCAGGGAAGCACGTTCCACTTCACATTTGTCGTCCCGGAAACCGAGCAGGAGTCAACCCGAAACGCCGATGTCAAAACGGATCGCGAGCCGAGGCGCGCCTCCTTCGACATCAAGGTGCTGGTAGTGGAGGACAACCCGACCAATCAGCGTGTGGTGTGCAAGCTGCTGGAGCGCGCGGGCGTCTTTGCCGATGTGGTGGAGAACGGTCTCCAGGCCGTGGAAATGGCCAAGGTCGAGTACTATGACCTCTACTTCATGGACCTGCAGATGCCTGTCATGAACGGCCTGGACGCGACCATCCAGATCCGGGATATGCACATCAAGCAGCCGCACATCTGCGCGCTCACGGCGAACGCCATGCCGGAAGACCGCGCGCGATGCCTGAAAGCCGGGATGGACGACTACCTCTCGAAGCCTGTGACGCTTGCCGACCTGAAGCAGGCGCTCTCGCGCTACCAGGAAATCAAACGCACCGAACGCGGCCTCGGGCTGGGAAGCTGA
- a CDS encoding amidohydrolase gives MSRLLPHACLSLILSACAVSEADTPQQEVPWVLPPELAAEAEKLDGMTIEEYEPVSTLRVPGFGVPTAQFPFVDVHGHWFRAPAFTEGAVDTLVAQFDSLNLAVSVNLSGGTGDRLEQAIANTEGRHPSRFVTFANVPFDSVGAPGWTERAVAQLARDLDAGARGLKIYKNLGMDVQDVDGNRVAVDDPRLDPIWALCGERGVPVLIHTADPAMFWQPRNKHNERWLELKLRPRRYRPADQFPPFDTIIGEQHNLFRNHPNTTFIAAHLGWLGSDLDQLGGLLDELPNVYTEIGAVVQELGRQPRHAAAWLERYKDRVLFGKDFYNPVEFHTYFRVLETDHEYFPYYRKYHAFWRLYGLNLPDDVLRAVYYGNAMRIIPGLDESLFPAAG, from the coding sequence ATGTCGCGCCTGCTTCCCCATGCCTGCCTGTCCCTCATCCTGAGCGCCTGCGCCGTATCTGAAGCCGATACGCCCCAGCAAGAAGTCCCGTGGGTGTTGCCTCCTGAGCTGGCTGCCGAAGCCGAGAAGCTCGACGGCATGACCATCGAGGAATACGAACCGGTGTCCACGCTGCGTGTGCCAGGATTCGGCGTACCAACCGCGCAGTTCCCGTTCGTTGATGTGCATGGGCACTGGTTTCGCGCGCCCGCCTTCACGGAAGGTGCAGTGGATACGCTGGTGGCACAGTTCGACTCGCTGAATCTGGCGGTGAGCGTCAACCTGAGCGGCGGCACCGGGGATCGCCTCGAACAGGCGATCGCGAATACAGAGGGTCGACATCCCTCCCGCTTCGTCACGTTTGCCAACGTGCCCTTCGACAGCGTCGGGGCACCCGGATGGACGGAGCGCGCGGTGGCACAACTGGCCCGCGATCTGGACGCCGGCGCCCGCGGCCTGAAGATCTACAAGAACCTGGGTATGGACGTGCAGGATGTGGACGGCAACCGCGTTGCGGTGGATGATCCCCGTCTCGACCCCATCTGGGCACTGTGTGGCGAGCGCGGCGTGCCGGTCCTGATCCACACGGCAGACCCGGCGATGTTCTGGCAGCCCCGAAACAAGCACAACGAGCGATGGCTCGAGCTGAAACTTCGGCCACGGCGGTATCGCCCCGCGGATCAGTTCCCGCCGTTTGATACGATCATCGGCGAACAGCACAACCTGTTCCGAAACCACCCGAATACCACCTTCATCGCCGCCCACCTCGGATGGTTGGGCAGTGACCTGGACCAGCTCGGCGGCCTGCTGGATGAACTACCGAATGTCTACACCGAGATCGGAGCGGTCGTGCAGGAACTCGGTCGGCAGCCACGCCACGCCGCGGCCTGGCTCGAACGCTACAAGGACCGGGTTCTCTTCGGCAAGGACTTCTACAACCCGGTGGAATTCCACACCTACTTCCGGGTGCTCGAGACCGATCACGAGTACTTCCCGTACTACCGCAAGTACCACGCATTCTGGCGGCTGTACGGACTCAACCTCCCTGACGATGTGCTTCGTGCCGTCTACTACGGCAATGCAATGCGCATCATCCCCGGCCTGGATGAGTCGCTGTTTCCCGCGGCAGGCTAG
- a CDS encoding TonB-dependent receptor produces MRRLLIVLLLFSCVTGAAAQTATVRGFVTDAESETALQGATVVLERAGALLGEATDGDGFFTLRRVPIGSYTLRVSFVGYQTREETISVTAGELRDLSIALEPATGELEEALVVAEVESGIAAVAAGLETIRPSDVDRIPVPGVSGDLAAYLQTVPGVVLPGDRGGHFHVRGGAPDQNQVLLDGIPVYNPLHVLSMFSAFPEEVIDGADFYTGGYHAAYGERMSSVLDVTARNGNKQDFAGAAALAPFLSGLRLEGPLLTRRASFLLSGRRSLVEELTPDFFGQRMAYRFGDVFGKVHALLGRQHRLSITGLHTFDRGDLAATEKTFLGDALATPDTDSTRIAWTNTVFGARYEYFPGFMPAQFTLSGGLSSSTQEFGPAEQLERESSIESLDLKADLVYFLSGGEVALGGLFRATDTAYFMDGQFDDVPNRGSAALEEIAAYLSVEARAGLLTLTPGLRWYSVPDLSQSVFEPRLRVAASVADGHEVSASWGLFHQALIGLNDQRDLGNVFTAWMPVDGESLPQSMHAVLGWSGTLPAGVRLAVEGYFKDYADLRIPIFSAFPRFNTRLESADGQAYGADVRLEFTGQEFVRESQIGGRVSYSLGKVEYTTDSGAVFPPGHDRRHLAQGVITVSKGEVSLSVQAQYGSGLPFTPSAGFDKWYLFTPDVDVAWEAGEDRLLYAERNSARQPTYGRADVFIQRRIERGRYVGTLRAGALNVFNRSNLFYFDLYTYRRVDQLPVVPSVGMKLELR; encoded by the coding sequence ATGCGCCGTCTCCTTATTGTCCTGCTGCTATTCAGCTGTGTCACGGGTGCTGCTGCCCAGACGGCCACCGTCAGGGGTTTCGTTACGGACGCCGAATCCGAAACCGCATTGCAAGGGGCCACAGTTGTCTTGGAGCGTGCCGGCGCATTGCTCGGGGAGGCCACAGACGGCGACGGCTTTTTCACGCTTCGCCGGGTACCCATCGGGTCCTACACCCTGCGCGTCTCTTTTGTAGGCTACCAGACACGGGAGGAAACGATTTCGGTAACGGCCGGCGAGCTCCGTGACCTCTCGATTGCGCTCGAACCCGCCACCGGAGAGCTCGAGGAGGCGCTGGTGGTTGCGGAGGTCGAAAGCGGCATTGCCGCGGTCGCAGCGGGCCTGGAGACCATTCGGCCGTCGGATGTGGATCGGATTCCGGTGCCTGGGGTGTCCGGGGACCTCGCCGCGTATCTGCAGACTGTCCCGGGCGTTGTGCTGCCCGGTGACCGGGGTGGTCATTTCCACGTGCGGGGAGGGGCGCCGGACCAGAACCAGGTGCTGCTGGACGGCATCCCCGTCTACAACCCGTTGCACGTACTGTCCATGTTTTCCGCCTTTCCGGAGGAGGTCATAGACGGCGCTGACTTTTACACCGGTGGCTACCACGCCGCCTACGGCGAGCGCATGTCCTCGGTGCTGGATGTCACGGCACGCAACGGCAACAAGCAGGACTTTGCCGGAGCGGCGGCGCTGGCACCGTTTCTTAGTGGCTTGAGACTGGAGGGGCCCCTGCTGACCCGAAGGGCTTCTTTTCTGCTGTCGGGACGGCGTTCCCTGGTGGAGGAGCTGACCCCGGACTTCTTCGGCCAGCGCATGGCATACCGGTTCGGCGATGTATTCGGTAAGGTTCACGCGCTGCTTGGTCGCCAGCACCGACTCTCCATCACCGGTCTGCACACGTTTGATCGCGGGGACCTCGCCGCCACGGAGAAGACGTTTCTTGGGGATGCCCTGGCGACGCCAGACACGGACTCGACCCGCATCGCCTGGACCAACACGGTCTTTGGTGCGCGCTACGAGTATTTCCCGGGCTTCATGCCGGCGCAGTTCACGCTTTCGGGCGGACTATCGTCCAGCACGCAGGAGTTCGGTCCGGCTGAGCAGCTCGAGCGCGAGTCTTCAATCGAGAGCCTGGACCTGAAGGCGGATCTGGTCTACTTCCTCTCGGGTGGGGAAGTCGCCCTGGGAGGCCTGTTCCGGGCCACGGACACAGCCTACTTCATGGACGGGCAGTTCGACGACGTACCGAATCGCGGTTCGGCCGCCCTGGAAGAGATTGCGGCCTATCTCTCGGTGGAGGCCCGGGCAGGACTGCTGACGCTCACGCCAGGGTTGCGCTGGTATTCCGTGCCGGATCTGTCGCAGTCTGTGTTTGAGCCTCGTCTGCGGGTCGCGGCCTCCGTGGCCGATGGGCATGAGGTGTCGGCATCGTGGGGCTTGTTCCACCAGGCACTGATCGGCCTGAATGATCAGCGGGATCTCGGGAATGTGTTTACCGCCTGGATGCCGGTGGATGGCGAGTCCCTTCCGCAGTCCATGCACGCAGTGCTCGGCTGGTCCGGCACATTGCCGGCCGGCGTTCGGTTGGCCGTCGAGGGGTACTTCAAGGACTATGCAGACCTGCGCATCCCGATCTTCAGTGCGTTTCCGCGGTTCAATACGCGGCTCGAGTCAGCAGACGGACAGGCATACGGGGCAGACGTCCGTCTGGAGTTCACCGGCCAGGAGTTCGTGCGGGAAAGCCAGATCGGCGGACGGGTGAGCTACTCGCTCGGCAAGGTGGAGTACACCACCGACTCGGGCGCCGTTTTCCCCCCAGGCCACGATCGGCGGCATTTGGCGCAGGGCGTCATCACTGTCTCCAAAGGAGAAGTCAGTTTGTCCGTACAGGCGCAATATGGGTCCGGTCTGCCGTTCACCCCATCGGCCGGGTTTGACAAGTGGTACCTGTTCACGCCGGATGTAGACGTGGCGTGGGAAGCGGGAGAGGATCGACTGCTGTACGCCGAGCGCAATTCGGCACGGCAGCCCACCTACGGCCGCGCAGACGTGTTTATTCAGCGGCGCATCGAACGCGGGCGATACGTGGGCACGCTGCGAGCGGGTGCCCTGAACGTCTTCAACCGGTCCAACCTGTTCTACTTCGACCTGTATACCTATCGGCGGGTGGACCAGCTGCCGGTTGTGCCGTCGGTAGGGATGAAGCTGGAGCTGCGCTAG
- a CDS encoding bifunctional phosphoribosyl-AMP cyclohydrolase/phosphoribosyl-ATP diphosphatase HisIE, translating to MQVDFDKMDGLVPAVVQDVRTGDVLMLGYMNQDALSATRSTGLVTFFSRSRGRLWQKGESSGNVLHFVDARADCDGDALLIRARPEGPTCHTGASTCWGEPDAREGAGFLRTLSAVIDDRAQAEAGASYTRRLLDKGPAGPGQKVGEEAVETVIAALSESDDDLVNEASDLVYHLLVLLKSRGLTLDDIGERLRQRHAG from the coding sequence ATGCAGGTTGATTTTGACAAGATGGACGGGCTGGTGCCGGCCGTAGTCCAGGACGTGCGCACGGGCGATGTGCTCATGCTCGGCTATATGAATCAGGACGCGCTGTCCGCTACACGCTCGACCGGCCTGGTCACCTTCTTCAGCCGTTCCAGGGGGCGCCTCTGGCAAAAGGGTGAGAGCAGCGGAAACGTCCTGCATTTCGTGGACGCGCGGGCTGATTGTGATGGCGATGCACTCCTGATTCGCGCGCGCCCCGAGGGCCCCACGTGCCACACCGGCGCGAGCACCTGCTGGGGCGAGCCGGACGCGCGGGAAGGCGCGGGGTTCTTGCGCACCCTTTCGGCGGTCATCGACGATCGCGCGCAGGCAGAGGCCGGCGCTTCCTACACCCGGCGGTTGCTGGACAAGGGTCCTGCAGGGCCCGGACAGAAAGTCGGGGAGGAGGCTGTGGAGACGGTGATTGCCGCGCTGTCCGAATCGGACGATGACCTGGTCAACGAGGCATCGGATCTGGTCTATCACCTGCTGGTGCTGCTCAAGAGCCGCGGATTGACGCTTGACGACATCGGGGAGCGACTCCGGCAGCGTCACGCGGGCTGA
- the hisF gene encoding imidazole glycerol phosphate synthase subunit HisF: protein MLTKRIIPCLDIRDGRTVKGINFVSLRDAGDPVELAVRYTDHGADELVFLDITATVEGRRTFADLVADIAAAINIPFTVGGGISSAADVDRLLGAGADKVSVNSAAVRRPELVSELAKEFGSQCVVLAVDCRDTDGRSVVHTHGGRTPTDLETEPWVRESVDRGAGEILLTSMDHDGTKAGFALDITRRVSQSVNVPVIASGGAGAREHFVDVFRQGKADAALAASIFHFGEIPVPDLKAWLHEQGVSVRLPMAFDAG from the coding sequence ATGCTCACCAAGCGCATCATACCCTGCCTGGACATCCGCGACGGGCGTACTGTCAAAGGGATAAACTTTGTCAGCCTTCGGGACGCCGGAGACCCTGTCGAGCTGGCGGTCCGCTACACCGATCACGGCGCGGACGAGCTGGTTTTCCTGGATATCACGGCCACGGTGGAAGGTCGTCGCACGTTTGCCGACCTCGTGGCCGATATCGCGGCCGCCATCAACATCCCTTTCACCGTTGGTGGTGGCATCAGCTCGGCGGCAGATGTGGATCGTCTGCTGGGGGCCGGAGCCGACAAGGTTTCGGTCAACTCGGCCGCGGTGCGGCGGCCGGAGCTGGTGAGCGAATTGGCCAAAGAGTTCGGATCGCAATGCGTGGTACTGGCCGTCGATTGCCGGGATACTGACGGCAGGTCCGTGGTGCACACGCACGGAGGGCGCACGCCGACGGACCTTGAAACGGAGCCCTGGGTCAGGGAGAGTGTCGATCGGGGAGCGGGGGAGATCCTGCTCACCTCCATGGATCACGATGGGACGAAGGCCGGATTTGCGCTCGACATCACACGCCGCGTTTCGCAGTCCGTCAACGTGCCCGTCATCGCGTCCGGTGGTGCCGGAGCCCGAGAACACTTTGTGGATGTGTTTCGGCAGGGCAAGGCGGATGCTGCGCTTGCCGCCTCCATATTTCACTTTGGCGAGATTCCCGTTCCGGACCTGAAAGCCTGGCTGCACGAGCAGGGTGTTTCGGTCCGTTTACCCATGGCGTTCGATGCAGGTTGA
- a CDS encoding nuclear transport factor 2 family protein encodes MRTSLIPVLALVLLPGLAVAQDAESDVSSVLDQLHLKASEGDFEGYFSLYAENAVFFGTDASERWPLEIFKDYTRGRFAEGTAWTYHMLERNIDFSPSGEVAWFDELLTNDRLGLTRGTGVLVRQDDGWLITQYHLTIPVPNELAVPFVEIIKVHEASQ; translated from the coding sequence ATGCGCACTTCCCTCATACCGGTACTGGCCCTCGTACTTCTTCCCGGACTTGCCGTCGCTCAGGATGCCGAGTCGGATGTCTCCTCCGTGCTGGATCAGTTGCATCTAAAAGCGTCCGAAGGGGACTTCGAAGGCTATTTCTCCCTGTATGCCGAGAACGCCGTCTTCTTCGGCACCGATGCCTCGGAACGGTGGCCGCTGGAGATCTTCAAGGACTACACCAGGGGTCGTTTTGCTGAGGGCACGGCATGGACCTACCACATGCTGGAACGCAACATCGACTTCTCCCCGTCTGGTGAGGTGGCCTGGTTCGATGAGCTGTTGACCAACGACCGTCTCGGACTGACTCGAGGTACCGGGGTCTTGGTCAGACAGGACGATGGGTGGCTCATCACCCAGTACCACTTGACCATTCCGGTCCCGAATGAGCTCGCCGTGCCGTTTGTCGAGATCATCAAGGTGCACGAAGCCTCCCAGTAG
- a CDS encoding FdhF/YdeP family oxidoreductase, with translation MAGARAGGGWAAIGYSWRKAREAGGILPLWRAMRSRNACKTCAVGMGGQKGGMVNEVGSFPELCKKSLQAMAADMQPGIPGDFWHRYPIARMRQLTPRELESAGRLTRPVLYRRETGRYEPVSWDEALGLVASTLRATPADETFWYFSGRSSNEAGFLLQLFARLYGTNNVNNCSYYCHQASGAGLTSSVGTGTATVVLEDLDKTDLVILVGANPASNHPRLIESLRRVRARGGDVVVVNPLREPGLERFKVPSHPWSLLFGSEIASWFVQPDIGGDLALLTAISKRVVELDAHDAGFLAMHCNGWQEYADSLEAHAWEDLIACSGVAMADIDRIARRYADSDSTIFSWAMGITHHAHGVKNVQALANLALLRGMVGKPGAGLMPIRGHSNVQGMGSVGVTPTLKKAVFDALEDRLDVQLPTSPGLDTMACMEASDAGHMRLGVCLGGNLYGSNPDADFAASALRNLDLTVYLSTTLNTGHAWGTGAQSLILPVLARDEEPEPTTQESMFNYVRMSDGGPARLEGPRSEVQVIAELARRVLGVQGPVDFESLEHTRSIRQVIGAVIPGWEAMSAMDTTREEFQIGGRTLHQPRFPTEDGRARLFAHAVPDSRSLEPGETRLMTVRSEGQFNTVVYEEEDLYRGVSSRDVILMHPRDMDAAGVKAGDRVAVHGPAGSLYPVRVTRFERLKPGNSAMYFPEANKLVSRTVDPTSRTPAFKGAIVRVEAMDQPSA, from the coding sequence ATGGCAGGAGCACGAGCAGGGGGCGGCTGGGCCGCGATCGGTTATTCCTGGCGCAAGGCTCGGGAGGCGGGTGGAATCCTCCCTCTCTGGCGGGCGATGCGCTCGCGCAATGCCTGCAAGACCTGCGCCGTGGGCATGGGAGGCCAAAAGGGCGGCATGGTCAACGAGGTCGGCAGCTTCCCTGAGCTCTGCAAGAAGAGCCTTCAGGCCATGGCTGCCGACATGCAGCCCGGCATTCCGGGCGATTTCTGGCACCGCTACCCCATCGCCCGGATGCGCCAGCTGACGCCTCGTGAACTCGAAAGCGCTGGCCGGCTGACCCGGCCTGTCCTGTATCGACGAGAGACGGGACGGTATGAGCCCGTCAGCTGGGACGAGGCTCTGGGACTTGTTGCCTCTACGCTGCGGGCCACCCCGGCGGACGAGACCTTCTGGTATTTCAGCGGACGCAGCAGCAATGAGGCCGGCTTCCTCCTGCAGCTGTTCGCGCGGCTGTACGGCACGAACAATGTCAACAACTGCTCCTACTACTGCCACCAGGCCAGCGGGGCGGGGTTGACGAGTTCGGTCGGCACGGGCACGGCCACGGTGGTGCTGGAGGATCTGGACAAGACGGATCTCGTGATCCTGGTCGGTGCCAACCCGGCCAGCAACCATCCCCGGTTGATCGAGAGTCTGCGGCGTGTGCGGGCGCGGGGCGGGGATGTCGTAGTCGTGAACCCGCTGCGCGAGCCGGGACTGGAACGCTTCAAGGTGCCCAGCCATCCGTGGAGTCTGCTCTTCGGTTCCGAGATTGCGAGCTGGTTTGTGCAGCCGGATATCGGCGGAGACCTAGCGCTGCTTACGGCGATCTCCAAACGCGTGGTCGAGCTCGACGCTCACGACGCCGGTTTTCTGGCCATGCACTGCAACGGCTGGCAGGAGTACGCCGACTCACTAGAGGCACACGCATGGGAGGACCTGATCGCCTGCTCAGGCGTGGCGATGGCGGATATCGATCGCATCGCCCGCCGGTATGCAGACTCGGACAGCACCATTTTCTCCTGGGCGATGGGCATTACCCATCACGCGCACGGCGTGAAGAACGTGCAGGCGCTGGCGAACCTGGCCCTGCTGCGCGGCATGGTAGGCAAGCCGGGCGCGGGGCTGATGCCCATTCGCGGCCACTCCAACGTGCAGGGCATGGGTTCGGTGGGTGTCACACCGACGCTGAAGAAGGCCGTGTTCGATGCGCTGGAGGATCGCCTGGACGTGCAGCTGCCGACCAGTCCGGGCCTGGACACGATGGCCTGTATGGAGGCTTCCGACGCAGGACACATGCGGCTCGGCGTGTGCCTGGGAGGCAACCTGTACGGCTCGAATCCGGACGCAGACTTCGCGGCCTCTGCGCTACGCAACCTCGACCTGACGGTGTATCTCAGCACCACCCTCAATACGGGGCACGCCTGGGGCACCGGCGCGCAGTCCCTGATCCTGCCGGTCCTGGCCCGGGATGAGGAGCCGGAGCCGACGACCCAGGAGTCCATGTTCAATTATGTGCGCATGAGCGATGGGGGGCCTGCCCGACTGGAGGGCCCCAGGTCTGAGGTGCAGGTGATCGCCGAGCTGGCTCGGCGTGTTTTGGGCGTTCAGGGGCCGGTCGACTTTGAGTCGCTCGAGCACACCCGGTCCATCCGCCAGGTCATCGGAGCCGTCATCCCGGGCTGGGAGGCCATGTCCGCCATGGACACAACCCGGGAGGAATTTCAGATCGGCGGTCGCACGCTGCACCAGCCGCGCTTCCCGACCGAAGACGGACGTGCGCGACTGTTTGCGCACGCAGTGCCCGACTCGAGGTCACTTGAGCCCGGAGAAACGAGGCTGATGACGGTCCGCAGTGAGGGGCAATTCAACACGGTGGTCTACGAGGAGGAGGACCTCTACCGCGGCGTATCGTCCCGCGACGTGATCCTGATGCACCCGCGAGACATGGATGCCGCAGGCGTCAAGGCTGGGGATCGTGTTGCCGTACACGGTCCGGCAGGCAGCCTCTATCCCGTGCGCGTCACCCGATTCGAACGGCTGAAGCCGGGCAATTCTGCCATGTATTTCCCCGAGGCCAACAAGCTTGTCAGTCGGACCGTGGACCCCACCAGCCGTACCCCGGCGTTCAAGGGCGCAATCGTTCGGGTTGAGGCGATGGATCAGCCTTCGGCCTGA